In the Leishmania infantum JPCM5 genome chromosome 8 genome, CGTCCTTGTCACCGCTGAAGCGAACCGCCTCGCATTTGTGCCTTCGAAATGACGGTTCGGCGCCGTTTGGCCGCAGACCGTACGTAGCGCGTCTTACGCGTTCCGCGACGACCAACATTGGCTTTGTCCGTACTAGCTCTGCCACAGCGGCCCGAGGCGGGGCGCCGTCTCGCCACGGCCCTGGCACTTTCACGCGTACTGCCACCGGCACGAACCTATTCCAGCGCTCGCGCGGCCGCATTTATGAAGGACCTCGTTGCCGTCCAGTGCCGACTCCACTGCCGTCATCTGCAGTCGTGTGCGGCAGTGGACGTAGCGCACCGAGCATCTACTACCGCGCTATGGACACCTCTCCATTGCGGCGCGTCCCTActgccgcgcgcacggcgaCGCCAACGATGGGCCGCAGACGCTTCCCGACGTCAACGGCGCTCTCTCGGACCGGCACGGGGACGCGTAACTTCGAGCGTCAGCAAAGcaacgtgctgcgcgagccCGCAAATCGCTCTCTCGGGGTTGTGCGGCGGACAGTCGACCCGGCGCCAACGCTAGTCGGCGCGACGCGACGCAAGGCTATGGGAAGCTGGCTGCACCGCACTCCATCGGCTACTGGCGCTGccaacgccgtcgctgcaacGCCACGCACCCCCCGTCGGTACATCATCGCGAGTGTCTCGACGGCTGCGACGCCAGCCGCAGTGAATGGTGGCGGGTCGCACAGCGTATCGCGGCCGGTGCTTTCATCGATCGCCAGCAGCCCaaaggcgcgcagcagccacggctccaatgccagcggcggcacggctggcTATAGCAGCTATACGGGCAGCGCCCATGCAGCGGCGGAGAAAGCGGGTGCTGTCGAGACTGGGATGGGGCGGGCAAGCGGGCAACAATGTCGTCCGCTCGTCGGAGCCACCACGGTGAAGGGAAACGCACCCTCGCACGTGGCAACGCTGAACCGCCGTGCAACGGctgtctctgcctctgccgctgccactgcacaCCGCAGGACTGGGAGAGCAGCGCAAGCGAGTCCCTTCGCGGGACAGAACAGTCGGCTTGCTTTCTGATTGTCACACGGGCAGGCGTCTGTACGCGTGCGGTTTCCTTCCTTGGTGcctactctctctctcttacGGACTCTCTCGTGGACCCTCGCTGCCTCGCTGAGCCCATGCTTCTAACACCATGTTCTCTCTCATgcctgtgtgggtgtgcgagAAAGTGAAGATGTgcatacgtgtgtgtgtttgcccTATTCtggtgtctctctcttcgacTTGCACAAATACTGCAGCACGGTGACTTTCAGAAGTGCGTCGTTTGTccaagaagagcagcggtCCTCTGTCGCGTGTgtgactctctctctctctccccttctcgaGAACTTCATGTTGCATGTTTGTCCTTGGCCGCCACGGGTGTAGAAGTCTGCTTGTATTGATGTGCATGCGCACTTGCGTCGTGGTGCTTATGCACCGGTTGGTGCTGGATGTCACCACCCCACTTGTTTCTGTTCGAACTCTTCCTCCGTTACCTTTTTGTGGTTTCGTTGAATGCCCTTGCGCTTTAGATATGCCTTCCACGTGGAAGAAGGCTAGTGGTGCGGCGGACGAAGAGGCACGAGGGGCCATCTGACGACAGCGCGGCGAGAGGTTCTCTAGATGGAATAGCCCTGTGCCCGTCACCTgtcttttttcgtttctgtcCTCTACCCTCAGCACTTCCGCCGCGTCCTACGCCTGCCCTATGTATTTGTGTCGCTTCCGCTTTTCTTTTATGGCGGTGACATCTgcaccccgcccccctccaccccctccctctcgcgaGCTCGCCGCTCGTCCGCTCACCGAGGTCACTGCATACTTGGGCGGCAGAGATGGCGATGAGACTCATCGTCTCTCATCACGCTCTCTCTTTACGCCGGCCTTGGCGCAGCCCCGCTAGTGAACGGAACCctcacctcttctcctcATTGTGCCGTTGTTGGACGCTGCGAAGCcgcagagagaaggagcgctggaaacggcagcgagagaggcgggagCGGAGACGGGAAACCCTACCGCTTATAGAGActacgcgcgcacgcacatgcttGTGTATGAActtgcgcgtgcgtgtataCAAGCCGGGACGTTGCCCAGCACAGCCTGCCCGCTAACGAGAGCGAACGTGGCTATGCATGCGCGTCGCTATGTCAAGCGTATGTCTGTGGCTGCGCGTGTCGCTCCCTGGACGGTGCTGTGGCTTGCGTGTTTTAGTCTTTCTTATTTTGCTGATAAGCGCCTTCTGTCTTGTTTCACTGTACGATTTCTGCTTGCGCTCTGCATCCAGTGTCCTGCGCGAAGCCAAGTGGAAGCGTGGGATCTCTCTGAGGAGAGAGCAGAGTCtttcaccctccccctcccgccaccaccacctaTCGAAGATGGATGGATAATGAGTCGCACATTCGTCTTTCCTGGTCCCCACACCCGTTTTACGTACATCTCCGAGCATGACtaggcagctgcagccgcgctcGTTCTACCCCGGCCGCACAAGAGCTGATAAGCACAAGATGCGTCTGCACCAATGTTCCGCCCTGTTCCTCGCCATCTTCTTTACATCTCTCTTTATTTCACGTGCCGTGCCACACGGAGCTGCACAGTACGTTGGGGCATTAAGGtggggggtggagagggaggcactGCGTAcatatctgtgtgtgtgtgcatctccGTCGTTTCTTCGTTTCCATGTAGCACTGTTTAGGAGCATGCTCTTATCGCATGTCAGCTACTCCTCACGTACTTTCCGCTACCTGCCtgtctctccttctctgttGATTCGTAGCTCTTCCCCCTTACCTCTGTGGCCGTCCCGTGCCTGTGCAGCCGTAAtgtgccacccctccccttctgcACGGCCCGCTCACCTTTTCGCCTTTTGCATGTGGCCGACCGTTTCCATGGCCACCCTTCATCTCCGCCATCCATGCgctggcacacacgcacgtataCGAATAGACATGTGTAGTTGTTCTGATGAAAGACGGATCTCGGGCAACGCATGCTGGCCACCCACCCGCTCCGCTCGCTCACTTGCCCTCTTACCACGCCGGTCTCGGTGCCCACTCGACCGGCTCTCATAccgtgtgctgcgtgtgcgtgtgtgtgcccgttCTCATCCATCGTTgcacgtcctcctcctccctcggcACATAGCGGTGCGACGAGATCgcagtgtgtgtggggggggagggggtgcacgGCCGTGCCGCCTTCTCGTCCGGTGCAAGCGAGATGTTCATGCTGCCGACCAGTGTTGTTTCTAGTAGCCGTGCACTATAAAAagcgccccacccccaccctacacacacgcagcgacGTCATGGACGGCCCCCTTCtcgccctctgcctctcgttATTTTTACTGTCCGTGCCCTCAGAGTAGGTCCCGCGCCGATTTGGCGCCCTTCATGTGTGCACCCggcgagcgaggaggcgggaAGGACCGGAAGGACGGGTGGCCCCGCACTCTCGTGAgtgcgcacaggcacaggcatATACGGGGATCTGTGCTCTCGCATAGAACCGACACGCTCTATTCCCGCCGGCGTGCGCCCCCTCTTCGCGCACGCGGCACGACCATAAACGCCCACCGGCCAGTTGTCGGATCGACCGCTTCAACTTTCCTGGCTCGCTTCATGGCCCCCACGTCACTCTCccatctctcctcctcctcccatcTCTTCTCccatctctcctcccctcacgctggcgaaggaaagGGTGTATTACAGGCCCATCCACACTCGGTTAGAGGGGCCAGTGCACGACGGATGGCTCACTAGGGTGAACATTATGTTGGCTAGCGCTGTTTCAGACGCAGGCGTAGTCGTTGACGTCGTGGTCCATAGGCGAGCCTCGAGCAGCTCCCTCCAAGGCAATGTAgttgctgacgctgctgcagtggaaGCGTACGAGTGCGGGGACGCCGAGGCGATTCTCCTGGGGGACGTGGCGGGTCCACATCTAAATATGGCTAGGGCTAGTAGTGCCTCAGCTCGCACACTGCCGCGGAACGCGGGGCAGCAGGCGGAGCGAGAGCCTCCTATCATCGACGCGTGTTTCTTCTACTTATGCACCCCCGTGAACCCGAGGGTCACGCAGCGCGTGTTCCATTATTTGAACATTATACCATTCGGGCTGCATCGCCCCTCGGAGGTGTTTGGTGTGGTGGGACGTCATACAAACCTCGGCCTGGTGTCGGGGGTGACAAAGGACGGCCAGTATCGTCTCGTGCTCTAcccaccacagcagccgcagccactgTACCTTGAGCGGGTACGGCACTCGCCACACTTCTTGTACCCCCACGACTATCCCGCCACTGGCACCATTGACCCTTCATGTCTCCGCCGTATCCGACACGAAAGCCGCAGCGACCGTGTGCAGCAAGCAACGAAGAACTTCTTCTGTCGggccgctgcgcggcaggGGTGGGACGTGCACCGCCCGAGCAATCCCTGCTCTACCTCCGTGGTGCAGTCCGCGAATGCATTGGCAGTGTCTGGGGGCTTGACTTCACCGCAGCTTGGAGTGAGTAGGCcgcgctcacgcacacgtcGGCGCGGCTCGCacgcggtgccgctggttGCCGCGCCTTCTTTTCCAGAGCTCCTGACAGTCATCGCGCCAGCGGCGAAGGGCCCTTATGCTGCCCCTCGACCTCCCCTGGAGGAAACACCGACGCCCTCCTCACCGCTGGCTGCAGAGTTTGTGCCGCTTAGTGGACACCCAGATGCCGATGACGGGCCATCGCCGATTATGGTTGCCGGTACTGAGGAGTCGCGGGAGTTGTTATGTAcactggcggagctgcagctcccTCCTACCCTCGCGCTGCATGAGCCCGTTCCACCCCTTCGTGTAGGCACGCGCGTTATCGCTCGCCGCCTGGGGTGCGCCGAGGTACTCCACATGGGTACTGTGCTGGCAGTCAGCTTCGATGTCACCTACACCGTTCGCtacgacgctgacggcggcatCGACAAGGGTGTTCTTCACAGTGACGTGCACGTGCTCAACGCTGAGGACGAGGGTGATGCGCAGGGTCGACAACGACCGTGGCaccggtgcgcgcgcgagcgcagcgcgGAGCCGTGCACGGTGCGGGACCAAGTCATCGTAGAAgtcgcgcagccgccacagcgGGCCGTCGTCATGGCCGccctcggcggcggtcgATATCAGgttgccgttgccgcggcaCCGGTACCCTTGATTGAGGTGGAAGCCTGCAATGTGCTCTCGGTAgcgccggtgctggccgGTGCCGTGtttgcgccgccgcatcacCTCACTCTCTTCCGCCAACTTGATACAACCGGGACGGGGCACATTAGCTGGAAAGACATGCGACACTTTATCCTTTCCTGGGAAGGCTTTGGCCGGCCCCTCTCCTTTCGGCGACTGGGTGAGATCCAGCGCGACATGTGCATCTGCAAACGCAGCGCGGGGCCGAAGCTGCTGTCAAAAATACCGGTccaggaggaggggcatcAGCTGTCCTTTCAAGATTTCGAATACGTGCTCTTGCGTGCTGCGAATCTGCTCTAGTCGCCGTGTGACCACCACTTGTGCGCAGTCTCCTGCTCCTGTGGgagtgtctgtgtctgtgtgcgcctgtgctgcggctgcgacgcccAGAGAACATATGATGTACTATACGAGAATTAACATTATTTGTTTGTACTTGTTTTTCCCCTGAGTGCGCTTCTTATTCCCCCCACCCTTCCCCTAACGCCTGCTGATGCGGGACCACCTCAGCCTGATATCATACAGGGCTCAGTACCCACCCTCCGTGTGCCGGCGGACAGTGCTGGGCTGAGCGGGCGCTCTGCCGGACAGGCTCGCAGCCATGCCGATCACATTTGTGCCAGCTCACTACGAATCATGTCGGCGATTCAAACAAGTCTAAGCAACCACCTACGGCTTTTTTTGCTTGCTtagctgcgctgcggtgatGTTGAGCGTGATCCTGGGCCCAGCCTGCGCTGTGTGGCAGCAGAAGTGAACGTGGCTGGACGACGCGAAACGGTGCTGGTTGGCCCGGTTCCTAGACATGGCCATGGCGTAGTAGAGGTGGGGTGACGGGTGGCTCTGTAGGCGTGTATACGCTTGCTGGCTTGCTCGTGGTGGAATAGGCACGTtgaagaggagaggacgaAGTATGCTTGCTCACTTCACGCgtcaccgccccctcccccgctgctgctgcgacagcgGCCACTACAGTCGGATGCActccctccaccaccaccacctcctccctcattTTCCTGCTTTGTGAGTGCCTGCGGTGTGGGGAGTTCGTGGCACGTGGGCCATGAACAGCGCGCGTCTGTCGCCGCCCCTCTCAGCCTTACCTCTTGCTCGCCTCGCGCCTGGAGGGTGAGATGCCCATCGCATTGCTCGGACCTCTACACACGTCCTTTTCTCCGCGAGCTGTCGGTGGGCCATGagcgtggaggagaaggtcACCCCCGCACTAGCGGACACTTTTCGGACATGCTCGGAATTCATTGGAGCCGTCTCCGCACGCGAGATGCCGGATAACCCCAGCGTACAGTTGTGCATCCTCAGCATCGGTTTCGATGTTGAGGGCGCCATCGCGCAGCTGATGCACCAGCGCATGGCTCGGAACAAGCCACACCGACGTGTTTACTGCGTAGTCGTCCCCGACCGCCTTCTTCCCGGGGCGATGACacgcttcgccagcgccatTGAGCATCACCTGGCGCTGAGGCACGCGGGGGAGACATTAACGCGTCAAGCCGAtgcatctgctgcagcggcgtcctGTCTGGCGCCTCCTATTCCGGTGGTTGCTGTTGAAGAGGGCACGGGCACCAAGGAGCGCTGCGCGGTGTTTCAGCgcggggcggtggtggttCTTACCAGTCACTCTCTGTGCGCCgatctgctgcaccggcggctGGCGGTGGAGCTGGTTGGAATGGCTGTGCTGGCGTTGCCGCATTCACTGCTGGGCAGCGGCCGACAACAAgatgcgctggcgccgcagaCGGCCTTCTgcgctgagctgctgctgcgtagtggcagcggtgcggctggCGGGCAGAGACCCCCGCCCATTGTCCTTGTCTCGGATGCGCCGGTGCTCATGCGGAGTCTTGTACAACGGCATCACTTGGGGGCGGAGCGGTTTGTGCAGCAGATGCACGTTGGCGACGTTCAGCTGTTCCCGCGATTTCGCCTGGACTTTGTGCGGCACTTTGAGGAGCTCAGTCGCAGCCCGCGGCGTTCATTGGCTGTGGACCGTGTTGTGGCTCCCGTATCGGCGAGCGTCTTGGCCCTGGACGATCTCCTCGCGAAGATTGTGttggagacgctgcaggagctgcagcgattGGAGAAGCAGCTTCACATGCAGAAGagcgccagcggtggcgacCGCGCCGCCTGGGCCTCGGATGCGGGGGGCTCACACCCTCACACGCGGTCCTTTGCGGCTCggtgtgctgcggctgcggcagaaACCGACGAGGATACCGGCGCGCTCCGCTTCCTGCCGCGTGCCAGGCTCACGGCAAGTACCGCAAAAGACCATCTCGACTACAGCGGCTACCCGCGCAGCAACACGGCCAGGGGCACCAGTGCTGCATCGTACATCCGCCACGGCTGGCGTGCAGCGACGCAGTGCGACGACAAGGGCATTCTCTTTAGCGGCATCAGCGAGACGGCGGCTCTCTCGGTGGACTTCTCCGACCTCGACGGCGATCTtcgcgcggtggtgcgctgtCACGAGTCTCACTGGCCATACCGCCTCCTCACGGAAAGTCTCATCGACGTGCGGCGACtgcgccgtgctgcgcgtggAACTGCGTACACGTTTCTTCTCGAGCTGGAGtccgtgctggagcgccgACTGCCCCGGCGCAGCGTCTACGGCACCGGCACAACGCCACCTGCCGCGCTGTGGACTCTCTCTTCTCACTTCCACGACGTTGTAACGGTCGCAACACACCGCATCGGGACCGTGGTGTACAAACGCAGTGCTGCCTCCGTCGCGCTCTCCACCCCTACGAAAGGTGAGGCGACGCGTCCTGCGAGCTCTGCTGAAGatgtggtcgtggtggtggacagcagcagcgacagcgaggagaagcgcgagGGGCTACAGGATGTCGTCTCGAcctctgccactgccgcgccgcccggCCAGGTGGCGACCTCGGCGGGTCGCACAATGGTGCCTCAGCTCATACCCAATGTGGAGGAGCACGAAACAGacgtggaggtggtggtgcggctggTGGTGAGCTGGTGTCGCACAGTTTTGCGCCGTGCCGAACGCAAAGGCAACGCCGTGACCGATGCTTCAGCAGCTCAACCCACCCTCCTGCTTCTTACTCTCGGCACCAACGCCGTCGTGCGCTACACGGAGCGCCTCACAAACTCGCTGGAGGCTTACCAGCAACTGCAGCTTCGGCGCTTCATGCGGGTGTACCAGTCCAAGTACGGCGTGGAGTTGACTGAGTTCGTCGAGGCCCAGTCAGCAGAGgttgcggcgccgcagctggctACAGAACTCTTCACCAGCGCCGAGGAC is a window encoding:
- a CDS encoding putative DNA repair protein, producing the protein MSVEEKVTPALADTFRTCSEFIGAVSAREMPDNPSVQLCILSIGFDVEGAIAQLMHQRMARNKPHRRVYCVVVPDRLLPGAMTRFASAIEHHLALRHAGETLTRQADASAAAASCLAPPIPVVAVEEGTGTKERCAVFQRGAVVVLTSHSLCADLLHRRLAVELVGMAVLALPHSLLGSGRQQDALAPQTAFCAELLLRSGSGAAGGQRPPPIVLVSDAPVLMRSLVQRHHLGAERFVQQMHVGDVQLFPRFRLDFVRHFEELSRSPRRSLAVDRVVAPVSASVLALDDLLAKIVLETLQELQRLEKQLHMQKSASGGDRAAWASDAGGSHPHTRSFAARCAAAAAETDEDTGALRFLPRARLTASTAKDHLDYSGYPRSNTARGTSAASYIRHGWRAATQCDDKGILFSGISETAALSVDFSDLDGDLRAVVRCHESHWPYRLLTESLIDVRRLRRAARGTAYTFLLELESVLERRLPRRSVYGTGTTPPAALWTLSSHFHDVVTVATHRIGTVVYKRSAASVALSTPTKGEATRPASSAEDVVVVVDSSSDSEEKREGLQDVVSTSATAAPPGQVATSAGRTMVPQLIPNVEEHETDVEVVVRLVVSWCRTVLRRAERKGNAVTDASAAQPTLLLLTLGTNAVVRYTERLTNSLEAYQQLQLRRFMRVYQSKYGVELTEFVEAQSAEVAAPQLATELFTSAEDVDDASSDAEGDVTTDEDNGTDDRRVLRAAASLRRRMSSQGGRATAVTRRDASPSYANGSSSSQRVMMDIGAGAFHQALLSQLPPLLTRSGERADVRCDSEPQPAPPASLATPLLMLERVREGVVTLCPGCRGASGDGSATVPSPFERMPRVLVFDASAMSATEMTMLLDGSHAALKLDVPSTAAPRMSGAPTNGPKGTDSVRTSLRVERVVLARQELALIRQLEMAQDELPAERLSTIKVQLITTSLAELDFKKAVQAEQQAFESLAHTKATLTGTLLVDQTSLRQTEEALESGMQVARSRLGPRKGTAVGRLAGTFLYAPALPPPALPRVVFDEREFRSSLPYHLYRRGMELIPLTLTTADYVLSPEYAVERKSAQDYFQSVMSGRIQRQLAALARKYAHPLCLIEFHRGIPFRLMQSGIYAKTAALMAAYPRVRFVWARSPAHAAGMLVLLKKSVAVANVDPADPLLTGTSIDPGSAADVGGVAVTAAERETAHYAARVLSKFPGITHQNAPRVMQLCGSLIGLATISKSSLVAVMGEEDAARLYNFLHSPFH